A single genomic interval of Amblyomma americanum isolate KBUSLIRL-KWMA chromosome 11, ASM5285725v1, whole genome shotgun sequence harbors:
- the RpL12 gene encoding ribosomal protein L12, translating into MPPKFDPTEIKVVCLRAVGGEVGATSALAPKIGPLGLSPKKVGDDIAKATQDWKGLKITVKLIIQNRQATIEVVPSAASLIIKALKEPPRDRKKVKNVKHSGNLSFDEILTIARTMRARSMARSLCGTVKEILGTCQSVGCTVDGCHPHDVIDKVNSGDVEVPEE; encoded by the exons ATGCCTCCTAAATTTGATCCAACAGAAATTAAAGTCG TGTGCCTGCGAGCCGTCGGCGGTGAGGTAGGAGCCACGTCCGCGTTGGCCCCTAAGATTGGTCCCCTTGGTCTG TCGCCCAAGAAGGTTGGTGATGACATCGCCAAGGCGACGCAGGATTGGAAGGGCCTGAAGATCACCGTTAAGTTGATCATCCAGAACCGGCAGGCCACCATCGAGGTCGTGCCCAGCGCCGCATCCCTCATCATAAAGGCCCTCAAAGAGCCTCCACGTGACCGCAAGAAGGTTAAGAACG TGAAGCACAGTGGCAACCTTAGTTTCGATGAGATCCTGACGATCGCGCGGACGATGCGGGCCCGATCCATGGCACGCAGCCTGTGCGGCACTGTCAAGGAGATCCTAGGCACTTGCCAGTCGGTCGGCTGCACCGTTGATGGCTGCCACCCTCACGACGTCATCGACAAGGTGAACAGTGGAGACGTCGAAGTGCCTGAG GAGTAA
- the mRF1 gene encoding mitochondrial translation release factor 1 translates to MAASVTRRQAACSLRIFTHARIPLKHLLHSNASQCGTLHRSRFNHIPSHRAVEACALRPCYLFASTPHRRCFATLPEKGSLAVDPKLLLKYFQIVAKELKDVEEELLRRSLDAKRTKELNEKVARLSGVVRLFQKVNELRKEVDGLKDLEKDFAKTGDSEMLTMALDDLKKCEAEMQDLYDQILENIVPPDPVDSSEVLLEVTAGVGGQEAMLFTGDILQMYMRYCRWKGWSCTPLDYETADQGGVRHASLNIGGRDVGKYLKFESGVHRVQRVPVTEKSGRMHTSTMAVAVMPMPTEVQVDLNPRDLVMKTKRASGPGGQHVNTTESAVQIQHIPTGIMVESGQERSQLMNKEIALKILRAKLYQMELDKQVSQHTAQRKLQVGSRGRSEKIRTYNYAQDRVTDHRIPITVHNITEFLQGEEMLDNVIQRLLQESRKEIVLEVLQAVK, encoded by the exons ATGGCCGCTTCCGTGACCAGACGACAGGCCGCTTGCAGTTTGCGGATTTTCACGCACGCGCGGATTCCGCTTAAACATTTACTGCACAGTAATGCGTCGCAGTGTGGAACGCTACACAGAAGCCGCTTCAACCATATTCCTTCACATCGAGCGGTAGAAGCCTGTGCGTTGCGGCCATGTTACCTCTTCGCATCGACGCCGCACCGACGCTGCTTCGCAACTCTACCGGAGAAAGGCAGTCTAGCCGTGGATCCCAAGCTTTTGTTGAAGTACTTCCAGATCGTGGCCAAAGAACTGAAAGATGTAGAAGAAGAGCTCCTCCGACGCTCGCTGGATGCGAAAAGAACCAAAGAACTCAACGAGAAAGTGGCACGGTTATCGGGCGTAGTGCGGTTGTTTCAAAAAGTCAACGAGCTCAGAAAAGAAGTTGATGGGCTCAAGGACCTGGAGAAAG ACTTTGCCAAGACGGGTGACAGTGAAATGCTTACCATGGCCTTGGACGACCTGAAGAAATGTGAGGCTGAAATGCAGGATCTTTACGATCAG ATTCTTGAGAACATTGTTCCTCCGGATCCTGTGGACTCGAGTGAGGTGCTGCTTGAAGTGACGGCCGGTGTCGGCGGCCAAGAGGCCATGCTCTTCACCGGGGACATCCTGCAGATGTACATGCGCTACTGCAGGTGGAAAGGGTGGAGCTGCACCCCTCTGGACTACGAGACTGCAGACCAAG GTGGAGTTCGACATGCCTCGTTAAACATTGGCGGCAGAGATGTGGGCAAGTACCTGAAGTTTGAGAGCGGCGTCCACCGTGTCCAGAGGGTACCGGTGACTGAAAAGTCGGGCCGGATGCACACAAGCACCATGGCCGTTGCAGTGATGCCAATGCCCACTGAG GTTCAGGTGGACCTCAACCCAAGGGACCTGGTCATGAAGACGAAGCGGGCCAGTGGCCCAGGAGGCCAGCACGTCAACACTACCGAATCGGCTGTCCAGATTCAGCACATCCCAACCG GGATCATGGTGGAAAGTGGCCAGGAGCGTTCGCAGCTCATGAACAAAGAGATAGCACTTAAAATCCTTAGAGCAAAGCTCTACCAGATGGAACTGGACAAGCAGGTCAGCCAGCACACAGCCCAGAGGAAACTGCAG GTGGGGTCACGAGGGCGCTCGGAGAAGATACGGACTTACAATTATGCACAGGACCGTGTCACAGACCACAGGATACCCATAACAGTGCATAATATAACAGAGTTCCTTCAAGGAGAAGAAATGCTGGACAATGTGATACAGAGGCTACTTCAGGAGTCCAGAAAAGAAATAGTCCTTGAAGTTCTTCAGGCGGTGAAGTGA